The Ranitomeya imitator isolate aRanImi1 chromosome 3, aRanImi1.pri, whole genome shotgun sequence genome has a window encoding:
- the LOC138670997 gene encoding uncharacterized protein, translating into MERQGPMTPVAREASCPDTGAPSGFTGTAPAGTLGGGGLPTFDLGCPGNLMPLIHSSIAPSTWKAYDGVRPSVWIVGHSYIYWAARRAELCPGGRSLGFNDVDVIWRGLRGMMWSQVLPEIVHISRVASSPTIVVIHAGGNDLASFPLAELLTLIRSDMDKFPSFFPLMRLVWSEIIPRLVWRGARELNAMERSRRTLNQRIS; encoded by the exons ATGGAGCGTCAAGGTCCGATGACTCCCGTGGCACGGGAAGCAAGCTGTCCGGATACCGGTGCACCGTCTG GATTTACTGGGACGGCGCCTGCAGGAACCCTTGGAGGAGGTGGATTGCCCACATTCGATCTGGGATGTCCTGGGAACCTGATGCCATTAATACACTCATCGATAGCCCCGTCGACTTGGAAAGCCTATG ATGGGGTGCGTCCCAGCGTCTGGATAGTGGGCCACTCGTACATTTACTGGGCTGCACGACGCGCCGAGTTGTGCCCAGGAGGGCGATCTTTGGGATTCAACGACGTCGACGTGATATGGCGTGGCTTGAGAGGCATGATGTGGTCCCAAGTTCTTCCGGAGATTGTGCACATTTCACGGGTGGCTTCATCCCCCACCATTGTGGTTATCCATGCCGGAGGAAATGACCTGGCTTCGTTCCCGCTGGCTGAACTGCTTACGCTGATCAGATCGGACATGGACAAGTTCCCGAGTTTCTTCCCGTTGATGCGTCTAGTTTGGTCCGAAATAATCCCAAGGCTGGTTTGGCGGGGTGCCAGAGAATTGAATGCTATGGAGAGGTCCAGACGCACGCTAAATCAGAGGATATCATGA